In Diorhabda carinulata isolate Delta chromosome 6, icDioCari1.1, whole genome shotgun sequence, a single genomic region encodes these proteins:
- the LOC130894780 gene encoding choline O-acetyltransferase, with the protein MYLNYREPIPINSNPGMVFPPRKFTTILDVARFAARLIDAALDHKDILNRKSLPIEKATSREPGQPLCMAQFYRILGASRLPGRKRDSQYVCPIPKTGDQVSEHIIVICRNQLYCVPIQASDRGRLNEDEICSQFLYILDDAPCLCNPPPIGLLTGWKRTLWAEAREDLMKEERNKRNLDLITKSLLVVCLDEALPINFNCRLQKGGKGHTTAGRDETNLAHQMIHGGGSTHNSPNRWFDKTIQLIISGDGACGLCYEHSNAEGIAVIQLAEKLWKHADSFTSPSEVPATTSSHLPPPERLEWILEATDHKRIEEAGCYLDNLVKDLDFQVFRFTGYGKDFIKSCKVSPDVYIQLALQLAYYRLYGKLTATYESASTRRFRLGRVDCIRSASPEALEWVKAMSQPKDDDEHGNKKVTFHLVSDDKKIILWTEAVAAQTTEMVENILGQGMDIHILGLREASKETSPTAASPLPKLFTDPSYRIANKFLLSTSQVATNTNSFMGYGPVEPDGYGASYNPKNDSIIFCLSAFWSSEVTSTSRFAQSLEESLNIMQTLLTRPK; encoded by the exons ATGTATTTAAACTACAGAGAGCCAATTCCGATTAACTCCAACCCTGGTATGGTATTTCCTCCTAGAAAATTCACGACTATTTTGGATGTAGCTAGATTCGCTGCAAGACTTATAGATGCCGCTCTCGACCACAAAGATATTCTTAATAGAAAATCCTTACCAATAGAAAAGGCTACTTCTAGGGAACCCGGACAACCTTTATGTATGGCACAGTTTTATAGAATATTAGGAGCTTCCAGGTTACCTGGTAGAAAAAGGGATTCGCAATATGTTTGTCCTATACCAAAGACTGGAGATCAAGTTTCTGAACATATCATTGTTATTTGTAGAAATCAATTATATTGTGTTCCTATTCAAGCAT CGGATAGAGGAAGATTGAACGAAGACGAGATTTGTTCTCAATTTTTATACATCCTGGACGACGCACCGTGTCTGTGTAATCCTCCTCCAATAGGATTATTAACTGGTTGGAAGAGAACATTGTGGGCCGAAGCGAGAGAAGATCTTATGAaggaagaaagaaataaaagaaatttggaCCTCATCACCAAATCATTATTAGTAGTGTGTTTAGACGAAGCTTTACCCATAAACTTCAATTGTAGACTACAAAAGG GAGGCAAAGGTCACACAACAGCTGGACGAGACGAAACCAATCTAGCTCATCAAATGATTCACGGAGGAGGTAGTACACACAATTCTCCGAACCGATGGTTCGATAAAACAATTCAGCTCATCATATCCGGAGATGGTGCTTGTGGTCTATGTTATGAACACTCCAATGCCGAAGGAATTGCCGTTATTCAATTAGCCGAAAAGCTATGGAAACACGCGGATTCTTTCACGTCACCTTCTGAG GTACCAGCAACTACCAGTAGTCATCTACCTCCTCCGGAGCGCTTAGAGTGGATACTAGAAGCTACCGATCACAAACGTATAGAAGAAGCAGGTTGTTATTTGGATAATTTAGTTAAGGACCTCGATTTTCAAGTTTTCAGATTCACCGGCTACGgaaaagattttataaaatcttGTAAAGTTAGTCCCGACGTCTATATACAACTAGCTCTTCAGCTAGCTTATTATAGATTGTACGGAAAACTAACAGCTACTTACGAAAGTGCGTCTACAAGAAGATTCAGGTTAGGAAGAGTGGATTGTATTAGATCAGCCAGTCCGGAAGCTTTGGAATGGGTTAAAGCTATGTCACAGCCTAAAGATGATGATGAGCATGGGAATAAAAAG GTTACTTTCCATTTAGTCAGTGATGATAAGAAGATTATATTATGGACCGAAGCCGTTGCCGCCCAAACCACCGAAATGGTGGAAAATATTCTAGGACAAGGTATGGACATACACATTCTAGGCTTAAGAGAAGCCTCTAAAGAAACATCACCAACAGCTGCTTCACCACTGCCAAAATTATTCACTGATCCCTCATATAGGATAGCTAATAAGTTCCTTTTATCCACAAGTCAAGTAGCTACCAATACCAACAGCTTCATGGGGTATGGTCCTGTCGAACCGGATGGTTATGGGGCTTCGTACAACCCTAAGAACGATAGCATCATCTTCTGCTTATCTGCTTTCTGGTCTTCGGAGGTAACTAGTACGAGTAGATTCGCGCAATCGCTTGAAGAGAGCTTAAATATAATGCAAACTCTATTGACTAGGCCTAAGTGA